In the Chitinophagales bacterium genome, one interval contains:
- a CDS encoding SpoIIE family protein phosphatase, translating to MKSLTDDITRKLDRLEEQLQLKERELNSLLQITQAINSNISSHGLLRLYQDILVKQIGIGKVAVFIYLDEWQCTNATGIDSQDILEATKHHLPAFRQITRLAKSGHPLESFFDVVVPVYHKDFAIAYTFLGDFSDDFHLSLDEKLSYIQTVSNVIAVAIENKRLFRAQMKQGMLKSELELAGKMQTMLIPGNLPDDERISIAGVYLPFQQVGGDYYDYIELNREESIFCIGDISGKGVAAALLMANFQASVRSYAEQQPSLSALIRSLNGRVNEITNGEKFITFFIAKFNFTTRELQYINAGHNPALLFYDGEVKMLQEGCTILGMFEKLPYVNLQSLTLKNPFVTFCYTDGLTDVENEEKQSLDISNVIRIISDGKDLSPTAMNKKIVDYLVAFKGSRLINDDVSMLTCHVY from the coding sequence ATGAAATCACTGACGGATGATATAACCCGGAAACTGGATCGTCTTGAAGAACAGTTGCAACTGAAGGAGCGTGAATTGAATTCGCTGCTTCAGATAACGCAGGCTATTAACAGCAATATTTCATCGCATGGCTTGCTGCGCCTGTACCAGGATATCCTGGTGAAACAGATCGGTATTGGCAAGGTAGCGGTTTTCATTTACCTGGATGAATGGCAATGCACTAATGCAACAGGTATTGACTCACAGGATATCCTGGAAGCGACAAAACATCACCTGCCGGCCTTCCGGCAGATAACCCGGCTCGCGAAGTCAGGCCATCCGCTGGAATCTTTCTTTGATGTGGTGGTGCCGGTTTATCACAAAGATTTTGCGATTGCCTATACGTTCCTGGGTGACTTCAGCGACGATTTTCATCTTTCGCTCGATGAAAAGCTGAGTTATATTCAAACCGTATCGAACGTCATTGCCGTAGCCATTGAAAACAAGCGGTTGTTCAGGGCGCAGATGAAGCAGGGAATGCTGAAGTCTGAGTTGGAACTCGCAGGCAAGATGCAGACGATGCTGATTCCGGGCAATCTGCCGGATGATGAACGGATCTCTATTGCCGGTGTTTACCTGCCCTTTCAGCAAGTGGGTGGTGATTACTACGACTATATTGAACTGAACAGGGAAGAATCAATATTTTGTATTGGTGATATATCAGGCAAAGGTGTTGCGGCAGCGTTGCTAATGGCAAACTTTCAGGCCAGCGTCAGGTCGTATGCAGAGCAGCAGCCTTCCCTCAGCGCGTTGATCAGGAGTTTGAATGGCAGGGTAAATGAGATCACAAACGGTGAGAAGTTCATTACTTTCTTCATTGCAAAATTTAATTTCACCACGCGCGAATTGCAATACATCAATGCCGGTCACAATCCTGCTCTCCTGTTTTATGACGGTGAAGTGAAAATGCTGCAGGAAGGCTGTACCATCCTGGGCATGTTTGAAAAATTGCCGTATGTGAATCTGCAGTCGCTTACTTTGAAAAACCCGTTCGTCACTTTTTGCTATACCGACGGGCTTACGGATGTGGAGAATGAAGAGAAGCAATCACTCGATATCAGCAATGTCATCCGCATCATCAGCGATGGCAAAGACCTTTCGCCAACGGCGATGAATAAAAAAATAGTGGATTATCTCGTAGCATTCAAAGGGTCAAGGCTGATCAATGATGATGTGAGCATGCTGACATGCCACGTGTATTAG
- a CDS encoding glycosyltransferase, giving the protein MMIYTIIVLLLTVCYTLLFIFYLAGWLLLPEYTPGDVSGHTTVSIVLAARNEEQNIGRLLGDLTSQDYPSALTNIVVADDCSTDKTAEIVSSFQSKGVKLIRMQELFSNEEHQPAYKKKALQTGIAATTGELIITTDADCSMDAGWLTAIVSFYEKQRCNMIVSPVTYSGERSFFELFQSLDFMGMIGITGGTLQFNFPVMCNGANLAFRRLAFDQVNGYEGISQIASGDDVLLMLKIAAKWKGTVHFMKCHEAVVRTSAQKTWSAFVQQRIRWASKSRYYSDWRITANLALVYLFNFSILTTALYCLFSNSYFYLLLFQLLLKMIAEFGFFAAVTAFFRRRSLLWMFLPAQMMHIIYIVLIGALGNLVSTLWKGRKIK; this is encoded by the coding sequence ATGATGATCTATACCATCATCGTATTACTGCTGACAGTCTGTTACACACTGTTGTTTATCTTCTACCTGGCCGGCTGGCTGCTGTTGCCTGAATATACACCCGGTGACGTGAGCGGACATACCACTGTTTCTATCGTCCTTGCCGCCAGAAATGAGGAGCAGAATATTGGAAGGCTGCTCGGTGATCTTACCAGCCAGGATTATCCTTCGGCATTAACGAACATTGTGGTAGCAGATGATTGTTCCACTGATAAAACAGCGGAGATTGTATCCTCCTTTCAGTCAAAGGGAGTGAAGCTGATCAGGATGCAGGAATTGTTCAGCAATGAAGAACATCAGCCTGCTTACAAAAAGAAGGCGCTGCAAACTGGTATAGCTGCAACAACCGGTGAACTCATTATCACCACCGATGCAGACTGCTCTATGGACGCCGGATGGTTGACGGCTATCGTTAGTTTTTATGAAAAACAACGCTGTAACATGATTGTTTCACCGGTTACTTATAGCGGCGAAAGAAGTTTCTTTGAGTTGTTTCAGTCACTCGATTTCATGGGCATGATTGGCATTACCGGCGGGACACTGCAGTTTAATTTCCCGGTCATGTGTAACGGAGCCAACCTTGCCTTCCGCCGGCTGGCATTTGATCAGGTCAACGGATACGAAGGCATCAGCCAGATCGCATCTGGTGATGATGTGTTGCTGATGCTCAAAATCGCGGCTAAGTGGAAAGGCACCGTTCATTTCATGAAATGCCATGAAGCGGTGGTACGTACTTCGGCTCAAAAAACATGGAGCGCATTTGTACAGCAGCGGATACGTTGGGCTTCCAAATCCAGATATTACTCCGACTGGCGTATCACCGCCAATCTCGCATTGGTATACCTGTTTAACTTTTCTATCCTGACTACCGCTTTGTATTGTCTTTTCAGCAACAGTTATTTTTATTTGCTCCTGTTTCAGTTGCTGCTTAAGATGATTGCAGAGTTTGGTTTCTTCGCTGCTGTCACTGCATTTTTCAGGCGGCGTTCATTACTGTGGATGTTTTTACCTGCGCAAATGATGCATATCATTTATATTGTGCTTATTGGCGCACTGGGAAATTTAGTAAGTACCTTATGGAAAGGCAGGAAAATAAAATAA
- a CDS encoding alpha/beta hydrolase, which yields MHFFIPVKSSFMHAIRFGSGDRLLICFHGFGEDAGKFMALLPSMHTAFTVVAIDLPFHGNSAWPHDTPFMPADLAEMIRAVLQLEKQVRFSLMGYSLGGKIVLAAVPLFAEQVDAVILAAPDGVILNAWYNVAVYPGWGRRLFKSFVKNPGFVFRLARLLRFMRLLDERIFKFLQVQTNTEAKRKKIYDVWMAMKNLAVELEEVKGILNSHHIKSYLFIGRYDRVITEKTGRKFAQGLQDCHYVVLDKGHNLITEAFNNPLQAALTV from the coding sequence ATGCATTTTTTTATTCCTGTAAAGTCGTCGTTTATGCATGCTATCCGTTTCGGATCAGGCGACCGGTTGCTCATTTGTTTTCATGGTTTTGGTGAAGATGCAGGTAAGTTTATGGCCTTGCTGCCATCTATGCACACAGCGTTTACGGTGGTGGCGATTGATCTTCCTTTTCATGGAAATTCAGCATGGCCGCATGATACACCATTCATGCCCGCTGACCTGGCGGAGATGATTCGTGCTGTATTGCAACTTGAAAAGCAGGTGCGGTTCTCGCTGATGGGATATAGTCTTGGTGGAAAGATAGTGCTGGCTGCAGTTCCCCTTTTTGCTGAGCAGGTTGACGCTGTAATACTCGCAGCGCCTGATGGCGTAATATTAAATGCCTGGTATAACGTGGCCGTTTATCCCGGTTGGGGAAGAAGACTATTCAAAAGCTTTGTAAAAAATCCGGGATTTGTTTTCAGGCTGGCGCGGTTGCTGCGGTTTATGAGGTTACTCGATGAACGGATCTTTAAATTCCTGCAGGTACAGACGAATACCGAAGCGAAGCGCAAAAAGATTTATGATGTATGGATGGCGATGAAAAATTTAGCAGTAGAGTTGGAGGAAGTAAAAGGCATTCTCAATTCTCACCATATTAAAAGTTATTTGTTTATTGGAAGGTACGACCGGGTGATCACCGAAAAAACAGGCAGAAAGTTCGCACAGGGATTGCAGGATTGTCATTATGTGGTGTTAGATAAAGGCCATAACCTGATTACCGAGGCATTCAATAACCCATTACAGGCAGCGCTCACGGTATGA
- a CDS encoding 1-acyl-sn-glycerol-3-phosphate acyltransferase — protein sequence MKKNNALLEKLMVWYFKLRGWKTGANVPPELKKCVMIVAPHTSGWDFIYGAAAKSLLGFDAKYLAKKELFRWPLKGMFIKLGGVPVDRGKHNGMVEAMIDYLNKNDRAIVVFPPEGTRKRTSKWKKGFYHVAMGAHVPVIMAYIDFKQKKAGIGPYFNPSGDLQQDLKIIADFYKDITACHPEKFALPE from the coding sequence TTGAAAAAAAATAACGCTTTGCTGGAAAAATTAATGGTCTGGTATTTTAAGCTCCGCGGCTGGAAGACGGGTGCGAATGTTCCGCCGGAATTAAAAAAATGCGTGATGATTGTTGCGCCGCATACCAGCGGATGGGACTTTATCTATGGCGCAGCAGCCAAATCATTGCTTGGTTTCGATGCGAAATATCTTGCGAAGAAAGAGTTGTTCAGGTGGCCGCTGAAAGGCATGTTCATCAAACTCGGTGGCGTGCCGGTTGACCGTGGCAAACACAATGGCATGGTGGAAGCGATGATAGATTATCTGAATAAAAATGATAGAGCCATAGTGGTTTTTCCACCGGAAGGTACCCGAAAACGCACCTCAAAATGGAAGAAAGGATTTTACCATGTGGCAATGGGTGCCCATGTTCCGGTTATCATGGCCTATATTGATTTCAAACAGAAGAAAGCCGGTATCGGACCTTATTTTAATCCGAGCGGAGATCTTCAGCAGGATCTGAAGATCATCGCTGATTTTTACAAAGACATCACCGCCTGCCATCCGGAAAAATTTGCCCTGCCTGAATAA
- a CDS encoding LTA synthase family protein, with protein MRDYLLLIFKLFIFWWIIFLTNRIVFIAFFAGKFAGIPTIELLAAFYHGFPLDLSAICYLLVLPLLLLIVQQFTAIDFYRYFFTGYLSVALILTSFVCVFDLAIYADWGTKLSYRAIHYLRYARDGAAFVKLNDTVILFVLMILQLAAGFLLYRKMFSGQQFRFQRQRSPLILLLIQAILTGLLFLGIRGGWQQIPINESSAYFSKHQIVNDAAVNTAWNGAKKTLQDEVSLYKNPYKFFTAETASQQVKSLYTVNRDSTVQFLTTTRPNIVLFILESFTADVVAALGGEPSVTPRLDTLIQHGLLFSNIYSQGFRTDQGLSGILSGFPAQPNFSIIMQPEKVQHLSFLPEHLKAAGYQISFYYGGESAFANMKAYLLAAGIDNIIDKNSFAAGEMNAKWGAHDGFVFRKQAKEAGKAQAPFFSVILSLSSHEPFEVPMETRFPGTDMASKFRNSCAYTDLSIGEYFQLAKKEPWYPNTLFIFVADHGHLLPRNRSPREPARFHIPLIFYGEVINPLFRGKIIPGPGMQCDLPASLLAQLQLPHAEFTWSNNLMNPYRNHFAYYTSDDAFGWISGNGNMEYDFKSNSIKNNRLADSEIMSAKAFLQELFEEYISY; from the coding sequence ATGCGCGACTACTTGTTGCTGATTTTCAAGTTGTTTATTTTCTGGTGGATCATTTTCCTGACCAACAGGATCGTGTTCATCGCCTTCTTTGCTGGTAAGTTTGCAGGCATACCAACGATTGAATTACTGGCAGCATTCTATCACGGTTTTCCGCTCGATCTCTCGGCGATTTGTTACCTGTTAGTGCTTCCATTGCTGCTGCTGATTGTTCAGCAATTCACAGCGATTGACTTTTATCGCTACTTTTTTACGGGCTACCTGTCAGTCGCTTTGATACTAACCTCTTTTGTTTGTGTTTTTGACCTTGCCATCTATGCTGACTGGGGAACCAAGTTAAGCTACCGTGCCATTCATTATCTCAGGTATGCCAGGGACGGTGCGGCATTTGTAAAACTGAATGATACGGTAATATTATTCGTGCTGATGATCCTTCAGTTGGCAGCAGGTTTCCTGCTTTACAGGAAGATGTTCAGCGGACAGCAATTCCGGTTTCAGCGCCAGAGGTCACCCTTGATTCTCCTGTTGATACAGGCCATCCTTACCGGATTACTTTTTTTGGGAATACGTGGCGGATGGCAACAGATACCCATCAATGAAAGCAGCGCCTATTTTTCGAAGCACCAGATTGTAAATGACGCAGCAGTGAATACGGCCTGGAATGGTGCGAAGAAAACTTTACAGGATGAAGTATCGCTCTATAAGAACCCGTACAAGTTTTTCACTGCGGAAACTGCATCGCAGCAAGTGAAGTCGTTGTATACGGTGAATAGAGATTCAACGGTTCAGTTTTTAACGACTACCCGGCCTAACATTGTGTTATTTATTCTGGAAAGTTTTACCGCTGATGTGGTGGCAGCGCTGGGAGGCGAACCATCAGTAACGCCTCGTCTCGATACATTGATTCAGCATGGATTATTATTCAGTAATATTTATTCGCAGGGGTTCAGGACTGATCAGGGTCTTTCCGGTATCTTAAGCGGATTCCCGGCGCAGCCAAATTTCTCCATCATCATGCAGCCGGAGAAGGTCCAACACCTCAGCTTTCTGCCTGAGCACCTGAAGGCAGCAGGATATCAAATTTCCTTCTATTATGGAGGGGAATCAGCTTTTGCAAATATGAAGGCTTACCTCCTTGCTGCAGGCATTGATAACATCATTGATAAAAATTCATTCGCTGCCGGAGAGATGAATGCCAAATGGGGAGCGCATGATGGTTTTGTATTCCGGAAGCAGGCGAAGGAGGCCGGCAAAGCGCAGGCACCATTCTTCTCTGTCATTCTTTCACTGAGCAGTCATGAACCATTCGAAGTGCCGATGGAAACCCGCTTTCCCGGAACTGATATGGCTTCCAAATTCCGGAATTCATGCGCTTACACTGATTTGTCAATCGGTGAATATTTTCAACTGGCGAAAAAAGAACCCTGGTATCCAAACACCTTGTTCATCTTTGTAGCAGACCATGGACATTTACTGCCACGCAACAGGAGTCCGCGCGAACCGGCCCGGTTCCATATTCCGCTCATTTTTTATGGCGAGGTGATTAATCCATTGTTCAGGGGGAAAATAATTCCCGGACCCGGTATGCAATGCGACCTGCCTGCATCACTGCTGGCACAGCTTCAATTGCCTCATGCCGAATTTACGTGGAGCAACAACCTGATGAATCCTTACCGCAACCATTTTGCTTACTATACCTCCGATGATGCCTTTGGCTGGATATCCGGTAACGGGAATATGGAATATGATTTCAAAAGCAACAGCATAAAAAATAATCGTTTAGCCGACAGCGAAATAATGTCGGCAAAGGCTTTCCTGCAGGAATTGTTTGAAGAGTATATCAGCTATTGA
- a CDS encoding DUF4231 domain-containing protein, producing the protein MNKAAFEDYLTNRYEEQMKYYAKSSRENRDKYRKFQWALIILSAIAPVLIALDGVRIAGDAEHPVMLNIKLITVIITSVVAILTTGLKTFNYFENYVRYRNTREEMKREIHFYNFRVGPYSEHGINKESLFVSRVESILDKEHTQWPESKKLQEQDKDKDKEKQHEDPVVPATPSDESVPADNTDELPPAPEASAEDQGDKKP; encoded by the coding sequence ATGAACAAAGCTGCCTTTGAAGACTATCTGACAAACCGGTACGAAGAACAGATGAAATATTATGCGAAGTCATCGCGTGAAAACCGGGACAAGTACAGGAAATTTCAATGGGCGCTGATCATCTTATCGGCCATTGCGCCGGTATTGATTGCCCTCGATGGCGTTCGAATCGCAGGTGATGCAGAACATCCCGTGATGCTGAACATTAAACTGATTACCGTTATCATCACATCCGTAGTGGCTATCCTCACTACCGGCCTCAAGACATTTAACTATTTCGAAAACTATGTACGATACCGCAATACACGGGAAGAGATGAAACGGGAAATTCATTTTTACAATTTCAGGGTAGGGCCATATAGTGAACACGGCATCAACAAGGAATCTCTGTTTGTATCACGGGTTGAATCTATCTTAGACAAGGAACACACACAGTGGCCGGAGTCGAAGAAACTGCAGGAACAGGATAAAGACAAAGACAAAGAAAAACAGCATGAAGATCCTGTGGTGCCGGCAACACCTTCAGATGAATCTGTGCCGGCGGATAATACTGATGAACTGCCACCAGCACCTGAAGCATCAGCAGAAGATCAAGGTGATAAAAAACCATGA
- the ftsZ gene encoding cell division protein FtsZ, whose amino-acid sequence MSIQFDLPQEQASIIKVIGVGGGGGNAVNHMFRQGIVGVNFVVANTDRQALEMSPVPNKVQLGVNLTEGRGAGMNPEVGKRSALESVDALKAFLEKNTKMLFITAGMGKGTGTGAAPVIAKIAKEMGILTVGLITSPFSAEGPRRFQQASDGISEMKNHVDTLLVISNDKLREIHGNLTLSAAFSQADNILSNAAKSIAEIITVPGYVNVDFEDVNTVMRNSGVAIMGMASFEGENRAVNAVEAALNSPLLNDNDIRGAKNILVNITSGSVEVTLDEVSEITEYIQREAGFETNIIWGNCYNESMGEKISVTVIATGFEATSTQRKDLSKKNVVKHTLETEVKVTTDVAKVTVIEKEEKEVRKIKVQAKPERESGNDMLTPEIPFEFDLTEKSFSTPTLKIELQEDTHKQEATPRSDDFTLREKDVREILEEKQQPTPENQSPDLSKNVARDRVNKLKNLSFKLNNPAAINEMEKEPAYLRRGINLKDVDHSSESNLSPYFVENSDDPAKLPELKKNNSFLHGKDRVD is encoded by the coding sequence ATGTCAATTCAATTCGATTTACCACAGGAACAGGCTTCCATTATCAAAGTTATTGGTGTAGGAGGTGGTGGCGGCAATGCCGTGAACCATATGTTCCGGCAGGGGATAGTAGGAGTAAACTTTGTGGTTGCCAATACCGACAGGCAAGCGCTCGAGATGAGCCCTGTGCCAAACAAAGTGCAATTAGGTGTAAACCTCACAGAAGGCCGCGGTGCGGGCATGAATCCAGAAGTGGGTAAACGTTCCGCACTCGAATCGGTGGATGCGCTGAAAGCATTCCTTGAAAAAAATACAAAGATGCTGTTCATCACAGCAGGAATGGGTAAAGGCACCGGCACCGGTGCGGCTCCCGTAATTGCCAAGATTGCAAAGGAGATGGGGATACTCACAGTTGGTTTGATCACCAGTCCTTTCTCTGCAGAAGGTCCCCGCCGCTTTCAACAGGCCTCCGATGGAATTTCTGAAATGAAAAATCATGTTGACACACTGCTGGTTATTTCAAACGATAAGCTGCGGGAGATTCATGGTAACCTGACATTGAGTGCTGCATTCTCACAGGCCGATAATATCCTGTCCAATGCAGCAAAGAGTATAGCTGAAATCATCACTGTTCCGGGTTATGTAAACGTGGATTTCGAAGATGTGAATACCGTGATGCGCAACAGTGGTGTGGCAATAATGGGTATGGCTTCGTTTGAAGGAGAGAATCGTGCAGTGAACGCCGTTGAAGCCGCTTTGAATTCACCGTTGCTGAATGACAACGATATCCGCGGCGCGAAAAATATACTGGTCAATATCACTTCCGGTTCCGTGGAAGTAACATTGGATGAAGTGAGTGAGATAACGGAATATATTCAGCGGGAAGCCGGCTTCGAAACAAATATTATCTGGGGTAATTGTTACAATGAATCGATGGGCGAGAAGATCAGCGTAACAGTGATTGCCACCGGATTTGAAGCCACCTCCACGCAACGCAAAGATCTCTCGAAGAAAAATGTGGTGAAGCATACGCTGGAAACTGAAGTGAAAGTAACCACAGATGTTGCTAAAGTGACAGTGATTGAAAAGGAAGAAAAGGAAGTGCGCAAAATCAAGGTGCAGGCAAAGCCTGAGCGTGAAAGCGGAAATGATATGCTGACACCTGAGATCCCGTTTGAATTTGATCTCACAGAAAAATCATTCAGCACACCAACCTTAAAAATTGAACTGCAGGAAGATACGCACAAGCAGGAGGCAACGCCGCGGTCTGATGATTTTACGCTGCGTGAAAAGGATGTCCGTGAGATACTGGAAGAGAAGCAACAACCCACTCCCGAGAATCAGTCGCCTGATCTTTCCAAAAATGTAGCCCGCGACAGGGTGAACAAGCTTAAGAATCTCAGCTTTAAACTCAACAATCCTGCAGCGATCAATGAAATGGAAAAGGAACCGGCTTACCTGCGGCGCGGCATCAATCTGAAAGATGTGGATCATTCATCAGAATCAAACCTTTCTCCCTATTTTGTAGAAAACTCCGATGACCCAGCTAAACTGCCGGAGCTGAAAAAGAATAATTCCTTTCTGCATGGAAAGGACAGGGTGGATTAA
- the ftsA gene encoding cell division protein FtsA, with translation MNTEFIVGLDIGTTKICAIVARRNEHGKIEVVGMGKSESLGVSRGVVANIDKTVDAITKAVREAEDHSGVEIKNVYVGIAGQHIKSLQHRGILVRDNMDTEICNDDIRKLADDMKRLVVNPGDRIIHVLPQEYIVDNEAGIKDPVGMAGIRLEANFHIITGQISAAQNIKKCVEKAGLNMVDMILEPLASSAAVLSEEEKEAGVALVDIGGGTTDIAIFQDGIIRHTYVIPFGGNVITDDIKEGCMVMRNQAEILKLRFGSAIADASMDNQIVSIPGLRGRDAKEISVRNLANIINARMEEILEHVDSEINISGYKNKLIAGVVVTGGGAQLKNLVQLVEYITGLDARIGLPIEHLAPVKLENVKHPMYSTGVGLILKGFEDYSYKRAKEIPQTAVQAPETVMEEKKEPKKFFGSFFESAKNFFSEGVDENFK, from the coding sequence ATGAACACAGAATTTATTGTAGGACTCGATATCGGTACCACCAAGATCTGCGCTATTGTAGCGCGGAGGAATGAACATGGAAAGATTGAAGTGGTGGGCATGGGAAAATCAGAATCGCTTGGTGTATCACGCGGCGTGGTGGCCAACATCGATAAAACCGTGGATGCCATCACTAAGGCGGTCCGTGAAGCGGAAGACCACTCCGGTGTTGAAATCAAAAATGTGTATGTGGGCATTGCCGGCCAGCATATCAAAAGCCTGCAGCATCGCGGCATTCTCGTGCGGGATAACATGGATACGGAAATCTGCAATGATGATATCCGCAAACTTGCGGATGATATGAAACGGCTTGTCGTCAATCCGGGCGACCGTATCATTCATGTTCTTCCCCAGGAATATATTGTAGATAATGAAGCCGGCATCAAGGATCCGGTAGGCATGGCAGGCATCCGACTGGAAGCGAATTTCCATATCATAACCGGTCAGATCAGCGCTGCGCAAAACATCAAGAAATGCGTGGAGAAAGCAGGACTGAACATGGTGGATATGATACTGGAACCGCTGGCATCTTCTGCAGCGGTGCTGAGCGAAGAAGAGAAGGAAGCCGGCGTTGCATTGGTAGATATAGGCGGCGGCACTACTGACATTGCAATTTTCCAGGATGGCATTATCCGGCATACTTATGTTATTCCTTTTGGCGGAAATGTGATCACCGATGATATCAAAGAAGGATGTATGGTGATGCGCAACCAGGCTGAAATACTGAAACTGCGTTTTGGCAGTGCTATTGCCGATGCTTCCATGGACAACCAGATTGTATCTATTCCCGGCTTGCGTGGAAGAGATGCAAAAGAAATCTCCGTTCGCAATCTTGCCAACATCATCAATGCACGCATGGAAGAAATTCTTGAGCATGTTGATTCAGAAATAAATATTTCCGGCTACAAGAATAAACTCATTGCCGGTGTGGTGGTAACCGGTGGCGGTGCGCAGTTAAAGAACCTGGTTCAGCTCGTGGAATATATCACCGGCCTGGATGCACGCATTGGATTACCGATTGAACATCTTGCCCCGGTGAAACTGGAAAATGTGAAACACCCGATGTATTCTACGGGCGTAGGACTCATACTGAAAGGCTTCGAAGATTACAGCTATAAACGTGCGAAGGAGATTCCGCAAACTGCTGTTCAGGCGCCGGAAACAGTGATGGAGGAAAAGAAGGAACCCAAAAAGTTTTTCGGTTCTTTTTTCGAATCAGCCAAGAATTTTTTCAGCGAAGGAGTGGATGAAAATTTTAAATGA
- the murC gene encoding UDP-N-acetylmuramate--L-alanine ligase — protein sequence MNLTSIHTIYFIGIGGIGMSGLARYFNANGYNVSGYDKTPTILTGEMIREGMKIHFEEDLSAIPSDADLVVYTPAIPSDHKELMYYREHGFPVVKRADLLEELTRNMFTIAVAGTHGKTTTSSMIAHVLKSSGYDCTAFLGGIAANYHANFLAGKNKTVVVEADEFDRSFLKLHPDIAVVTSCDPDHLDIYGTKEEVIASYGEFTGMIKRGGVLITKQHLTFPDRSADNVRILHYGLDHDAEDAYAANLRLDNGTYAFDFIHGAKKINDVHLSIAGRHNAENAIASATVASLLDIESDQIRLALHSFKGVYRRFQFLFRNSKVVYIDDYAHHPAEIMAFLKSVREIFPRRKITCIFQPHLFSRTRDFADGFGESLSLADNVILLPVYPARELPVEGVHSAMLLDKITTAAKCVAQKEDLLNHLSQTDIEVLVTVGAGDIDQFTEPIAKMLSDRYGSN from the coding sequence ATGAATCTCACATCCATCCATACTATTTATTTCATAGGCATCGGTGGCATTGGCATGAGTGGGCTTGCGAGATATTTTAATGCGAATGGTTACAATGTATCAGGATATGACAAGACACCGACCATCTTAACCGGTGAAATGATACGCGAAGGAATGAAGATTCACTTTGAAGAAGACCTGTCGGCTATACCATCCGATGCTGACCTCGTGGTTTATACGCCGGCCATTCCTTCTGATCATAAGGAATTGATGTACTACCGCGAACATGGTTTTCCTGTTGTCAAGCGGGCCGACCTGCTGGAAGAGCTGACCCGGAATATGTTTACCATAGCGGTGGCCGGAACTCATGGAAAGACTACCACTTCTTCCATGATTGCCCATGTGCTCAAATCATCAGGGTACGATTGTACCGCCTTTCTCGGCGGTATAGCCGCCAACTATCATGCTAATTTCCTGGCAGGTAAAAATAAAACCGTAGTGGTGGAAGCTGATGAATTCGATCGCTCATTTCTTAAGCTGCATCCTGATATCGCGGTGGTCACATCGTGCGATCCGGATCATCTTGATATCTATGGAACAAAAGAAGAGGTGATCGCATCATATGGCGAATTTACCGGCATGATTAAACGCGGCGGCGTGCTGATCACAAAGCAGCATCTTACCTTCCCCGACCGTTCAGCCGATAATGTAAGGATACTGCATTACGGACTTGATCACGATGCAGAGGATGCATATGCTGCCAACCTCAGGCTGGACAATGGTACCTATGCATTTGACTTTATCCATGGAGCGAAAAAAATAAATGATGTTCATCTCTCGATTGCCGGTCGTCATAATGCTGAAAATGCAATAGCTTCAGCTACGGTCGCTTCCTTGCTGGATATTGAAAGCGATCAGATCCGGCTGGCGCTGCATTCATTCAAAGGCGTGTATCGTCGCTTTCAGTTTCTTTTCAGAAACAGTAAAGTGGTTTACATCGACGACTATGCACATCATCCGGCAGAGATCATGGCTTTCCTGAAATCCGTACGTGAAATTTTTCCCCGAAGAAAAATCACCTGCATTTTTCAGCCGCATCTTTTTTCCCGCACCCGTGATTTTGCCGATGGATTTGGAGAGAGCCTTTCATTGGCTGATAACGTGATACTCCTTCCGGTGTATCCGGCGAGAGAGTTGCCGGTCGAAGGCGTGCATTCCGCCATGCTGCTCGATAAGATTACTACCGCTGCTAAATGCGTGGCGCAAAAGGAAGATCTCCTTAACCACCTTTCCCAAACAGACATTGAAGTTCTGGTAACGGTAGGAGCGGGAGATATTGATCAATTCACGGAACCCATTGCAAAAATGCTAAGCGATCGTTACGGGTCGAATTAG